In Salinibacterium sp. NK8237, the following proteins share a genomic window:
- a CDS encoding ABC transporter family substrate-binding protein: MSATRITATLAVAATAILVLAGCVPQQSPTIEGSALTVAVTEPYTSGNPATSFGTSDTNATIAYATGSGFTYFDDDSQLVRDESFGHFEKVSDDPLAVTYTVANGVRWSDGSAVDAVDLLLEWAATSGALNTPDADAAESVDPETGAPVDRADNRVLFDASAAGDSGISHVTEMPQMSEDRMSLTLVFDEPIANWQSVFFGAESSAKPAHVVGTMAFASDDSIAAKERVFSAITEGSGKDLAAVARTWNTVFNFDGMPVNESLVVSSGPYVITEFVANQYLTLRANENYSGMREPTFQEIRVRFMSDPLAQAQALLVGAVQVAVPTMNQDVRNALATMNATIVDGTTDSFEHLDLQFAESKSGVFDDPLVRQAFVKTVPRTAVVQAAVGEVYPRATPRDSFLFAPGDQGYRGARAANGSSEFTEPDISGAKELLAEAGVKKPEVCVLYDADDDMRAAEYEVIADSAGSAGFVMSDCSSEEWREELGTPGAYDAALFSWQNPRPGVGLSAAIYGTDGYANLNYFSDPGVDSLIGDASNTVLDAEERRDALTEADAALWSASYGLPLFQYPATIAYDQDRVANVSLSSLNPGVWWNVWEWKP; this comes from the coding sequence CGTGCTCGCTGGGTGCGTGCCCCAGCAATCGCCCACGATCGAGGGCTCCGCGTTGACCGTCGCGGTCACCGAGCCGTACACCTCTGGCAATCCAGCCACGTCCTTTGGGACGAGCGACACTAACGCGACAATCGCGTATGCGACTGGCTCGGGTTTCACCTACTTTGACGATGATTCGCAGCTTGTGCGTGACGAGTCCTTCGGCCACTTCGAGAAGGTGTCGGATGACCCCCTCGCAGTGACCTATACCGTGGCGAACGGAGTGCGCTGGTCGGACGGGTCAGCGGTGGATGCCGTCGATCTGCTCCTTGAGTGGGCCGCGACATCCGGTGCGCTCAACACTCCTGATGCGGATGCCGCCGAGAGCGTCGATCCGGAAACGGGCGCCCCCGTAGATCGGGCCGATAATCGCGTGCTGTTTGATGCGAGCGCTGCCGGAGACTCCGGAATCAGTCACGTCACTGAGATGCCGCAGATGAGCGAGGATCGGATGTCGCTCACGCTGGTATTCGATGAGCCGATCGCCAACTGGCAATCTGTGTTCTTCGGCGCCGAATCTTCGGCGAAGCCTGCGCATGTCGTGGGCACGATGGCGTTTGCGAGTGATGACTCCATTGCCGCGAAAGAGCGCGTCTTTTCGGCCATTACCGAGGGCAGCGGCAAAGACTTGGCCGCGGTCGCGCGCACCTGGAATACGGTGTTCAATTTCGACGGGATGCCCGTCAACGAGAGCCTCGTCGTGTCGAGTGGTCCCTATGTGATTACCGAGTTTGTGGCGAACCAATATTTGACGTTGCGTGCCAACGAGAATTACAGCGGCATGCGGGAGCCGACTTTTCAGGAGATCCGCGTTCGGTTTATGAGCGATCCGCTCGCGCAAGCACAAGCTCTGCTCGTGGGCGCTGTACAAGTGGCGGTACCGACGATGAATCAGGATGTTCGGAACGCTCTCGCCACCATGAATGCCACCATTGTCGATGGCACTACTGACAGTTTTGAACATCTTGACTTGCAGTTTGCGGAGTCGAAGAGCGGCGTCTTTGACGATCCGCTCGTTCGTCAAGCCTTTGTGAAAACAGTGCCCCGCACCGCGGTTGTTCAGGCGGCGGTGGGGGAGGTCTACCCCCGAGCGACTCCCCGTGATTCGTTCCTCTTTGCCCCAGGCGATCAGGGTTATCGCGGTGCGCGTGCTGCCAATGGCTCTTCTGAATTCACAGAGCCTGACATTTCAGGTGCTAAAGAATTGCTTGCCGAAGCTGGCGTCAAGAAGCCTGAAGTCTGCGTCCTCTACGACGCCGACGACGACATGCGTGCCGCTGAGTACGAGGTAATTGCCGATTCGGCAGGCTCAGCGGGGTTTGTGATGTCAGATTGCTCGAGCGAGGAATGGCGCGAAGAGCTCGGAACTCCCGGTGCTTACGATGCGGCGTTGTTTAGCTGGCAGAATCCTCGCCCTGGCGTCGGTCTTTCTGCGGCCATCTACGGCACCGACGGTTATGCCAACCTCAACTACTTCTCGGATCCCGGCGTCGATTCGCTGATTGGCGATGCGAGCAATACAGTGCTCGATGCTGAAGAACGACGCGATGCTTTGACCGAGGCGGATGCTGCGCTGTGGAGTGCCTCGTATGGATTGCCCTTATTTCAGTACCCCGCAACCATCGCGTACGACCAAGACAGGGTCGCTAACGTCTCGCTATCCTCACTGAATCCAGGCGTATGGTGGAACGTGTGGGAGTGGAAGCCCTAG
- the typA gene encoding translational GTPase TypA: protein MAMATRSDLRNVAIVAHVDHGKTTLVDAMLRQTNSFEAHAHLEERAMDSNELEREKGITILAKNTAISYNGKYATEGPITINVIDTPGHADFGGEVERGLSMVDGVVLLVDASEGPLPQTRFVLRKALEAKLPVILLVNKTDRPDARIDEVVAESQDLLLGLASDMADDVPDLDLDAILDVPIVYASGRAGAASWNKPENGTLPDNEDLEPLFDAILKHVPAPSYDDEHPLQAWVTNLDSSPFLGRLALLRVFNGTIKKGQTVAWVKHDGSVANVRVTELMITKALDRYPAESAGPGDIVAVAGFEDIFIGETLCDPNDVRPLPTITVDDPAISMTIGTNTSPVIGKVKGHKLTARMVKDRLDRELVGNVSLKLVDIGRPDAWEVQGRGELALAILVEQMRREGFELTVGKPQVVIKKVDGKVHEPFEHLTIDAPEEYLGAITQLLAARKGRMEGMSNHGTGWVRMEFIVPSRGLIGFRTEFMTITRGAGIANAVSHGYEPWAGEILTRVNGSIVADRAGVATPFAMVALQERMSFFVEPTQEVYEGMVVGENSRADDMDVNITKEKQLTNMRQSTSDSFERMTPSRKLTLEECLEFAREDECVEVTPEFVRIRKVELDANARARSTSRMKKQNA from the coding sequence ATGGCTATGGCCACTCGCAGCGATTTGCGCAACGTAGCGATCGTTGCCCACGTTGACCACGGAAAGACAACCCTCGTTGACGCGATGCTTCGCCAGACGAACTCTTTCGAGGCGCACGCGCACCTCGAAGAGCGCGCGATGGACTCGAACGAGCTCGAGCGCGAAAAGGGCATCACGATTCTCGCGAAGAACACCGCGATCTCCTACAACGGCAAGTACGCCACTGAAGGTCCCATCACGATCAACGTGATCGACACCCCAGGCCACGCCGACTTCGGTGGCGAGGTTGAGCGTGGACTCAGCATGGTCGACGGCGTTGTACTGCTCGTTGACGCAAGTGAGGGCCCGCTTCCGCAGACCCGCTTCGTGCTCCGTAAGGCACTCGAGGCCAAGCTTCCTGTCATCCTCTTGGTCAACAAGACTGACCGCCCCGATGCGCGCATCGACGAGGTTGTTGCCGAGAGCCAAGACCTCCTGCTTGGTCTTGCTAGCGACATGGCAGATGACGTTCCCGACCTCGACTTGGACGCCATTCTTGACGTCCCGATCGTTTACGCTTCGGGCCGCGCCGGCGCTGCAAGCTGGAACAAGCCCGAGAATGGCACGCTGCCAGATAACGAAGACCTCGAGCCGCTGTTCGACGCGATCCTCAAGCACGTTCCTGCTCCGTCCTACGACGACGAGCACCCCCTGCAGGCGTGGGTCACCAACCTCGACTCCTCGCCGTTCCTCGGCCGTCTTGCTCTTCTGCGTGTCTTCAACGGCACGATCAAGAAGGGCCAGACTGTTGCCTGGGTCAAGCACGATGGAAGCGTCGCAAACGTGCGCGTCACCGAGCTCATGATCACGAAGGCTCTCGACCGTTACCCGGCCGAAAGCGCTGGCCCCGGCGACATCGTCGCTGTCGCCGGTTTCGAGGACATCTTCATTGGTGAAACCCTCTGTGACCCCAACGATGTTCGTCCGTTGCCGACCATCACGGTTGACGACCCCGCGATCTCGATGACCATCGGAACCAACACCTCGCCGGTCATCGGCAAGGTCAAGGGCCACAAGCTCACCGCTCGCATGGTCAAGGACCGTCTTGACCGCGAACTCGTCGGTAACGTCTCTCTCAAGCTCGTCGACATCGGTCGTCCGGACGCGTGGGAAGTTCAGGGTCGTGGAGAGCTTGCTCTCGCCATCCTCGTTGAGCAGATGCGTCGCGAAGGCTTTGAGCTCACCGTTGGTAAGCCCCAGGTTGTTATCAAGAAGGTAGACGGCAAGGTTCACGAGCCTTTCGAACACCTCACGATCGATGCTCCTGAGGAATACCTCGGTGCGATCACTCAGCTCCTTGCTGCTCGCAAGGGCCGCATGGAAGGCATGAGTAACCACGGCACCGGCTGGGTTCGCATGGAATTCATCGTTCCGTCGCGTGGACTCATCGGTTTCCGCACCGAATTCATGACCATCACCCGTGGTGCTGGTATCGCCAACGCTGTCTCGCACGGTTACGAGCCCTGGGCTGGCGAGATCCTCACCCGCGTCAATGGCTCGATCGTTGCCGACCGCGCCGGTGTAGCTACTCCGTTCGCGATGGTTGCTCTGCAGGAGCGCATGTCGTTCTTCGTGGAGCCCACGCAGGAGGTCTACGAAGGAATGGTTGTCGGCGAGAACTCACGTGCCGACGACATGGACGTCAACATCACCAAGGAAAAGCAGCTCACCAACATGCGCCAGTCGACCTCGGACTCGTTCGAGCGTATGACTCCGTCGCGCAAACTCACGTTGGAAGAGTGCCTTGAGTTTGCTCGTGAAGATGAGTGTGTTGAGGTAACACCTGAGTTCGTGCGAATCCGCAAGGTAGAGCTCGACGCCAACGCTCGCGCACGCAGCACCTCGCGCATGAAGAAGCAAAACGCCTAA